Proteins from one Dromiciops gliroides isolate mDroGli1 chromosome 6, mDroGli1.pri, whole genome shotgun sequence genomic window:
- the LOC122731938 gene encoding vomeronasal type-1 receptor 4-like, which translates to MQSHEDILCIFYTLQIITGIISNLLLLYLYGSNLLTSQRMRSIVVIFINLSFSHILLILFKGVIFAVQICIQTFVLGDTECKIIIYLQRVSRSLCLCTTCHLSIYQAVTISSGRPLWAELKAKAQKYIVSSCAFIWVFSLLIDVDVPWYVNGPRNSTNSKLLENVGHCSLDRHAMAASKLVIRKLLYDAVFLGIMAITSGYMVLILYRHDWQVQHIHTTNLNSNSSLEIRATKVILLLMSLFICFYSLSSIFIVVMENSKVANHWVIHISGFFNLCYPIFSPFVLISSDSQIHICCNAFKDIKMSYSHSLILTSHMKHVLKHRIMEF; encoded by the coding sequence ATGCAATCTCATGAGGATATCCTATGTATTTTCTACACTCTCCAGATTATAACTGGAATCATTAGCAATCTTTTACTCCTTTACCTGTATGGCTCCAATTTACTTACTAGTCAAAGGATGAGATCCATTGTTGTGATCTTCATTAATTTGTCCTTTTCCCACATTTTGTTGATCCTCTTCAAGGGAGTTATATTTGCTGTCCAGATTTGCATCCAGACATTTGTTCTGGGTGACActgaatgtaaaataataatttatctaCAGAGAGTGTCCCGGAGTCTTTGCCTTTGCACCACCTGCCACCTAAGCATCTATCAAGCTGTCACCATCAGTTCTGGCAGACCCCTATGGGCAGAGCTGAAAGCCAAAGCCCAAAAGTACATTGTTTCATCCTGTGCCTTCATATGGGTATTCAGTCTATTGATAGATGTGGATGTCCCTTGGTATGTGAATGGTCCTAGGAACAGCACAAACAGTAAGCTGCTTGAGAATGTTGGACACTGCTCTTTAGATAGGCATGCCATGGCTGCCTCAAAACTTGTAATCAGGAAGTTACTTTATGATGCAGTGTTTCTTGGAATCATGGCCATTACCAGTGGGTACATGGTGCTTATTTTGTACAGACATGACTGGCAAGTGCAACACATTCATACTACCAACCTCAACTCCAATTCTTCCCTAGAGATCAGGGCCACCAAAGTCATCCTGTTGCTCATGAGCCTCTTCATATGTTTTTATTCACTCagttctatttttattgttgtgaTGGAGAATTCTAAAGTTGCAAACCATTGGGTGATACATATCTCTGGTTTTTTTAACTTGTGTTACCCAATATTCAGTCCATTTGTTTTAATAAGTAGTGACTCACAGATCCACATCTGTTGCAATGCTTTCAAAGATATAAAAATGTCTTATTCCCACTCATTAATATTGACATCTCACATGAAACATGTTTTAAagcatagaatcatggaattttaa